One genomic window of Micrococcus flavus includes the following:
- a CDS encoding PIG-L deacetylase family protein, with product MPAALAAEHGWRTVLAFGAHPDDLDFGAAATLAGFAAAGLRVELCVVTDGDAGGFDSDGPEAMTARRHAEQRAAAATVGAAEVHFLGERDGHLEPGHDVRRRIVGLMRRVRPDVVLSPHPERDWESMQAAHPDHLACGEAVVRAAYPAVENPYAYPELAAAGLPAFRIRHLMLYAAPAARRNLAVDVSGLEDLKIRALDAHVSQHPDAQGMRSAVRAMMRERHRTAAGSGAPEGSAEAFHLVTVNGEGTIAGF from the coding sequence ATGCCGGCCGCCCTGGCGGCCGAGCACGGCTGGCGCACCGTCCTGGCCTTCGGCGCACATCCGGACGACCTCGACTTCGGGGCCGCCGCGACCCTCGCCGGGTTCGCCGCGGCGGGCCTGCGGGTGGAGCTGTGCGTGGTGACCGACGGGGACGCCGGCGGCTTCGACTCGGACGGGCCCGAGGCCATGACCGCGCGGCGGCACGCGGAGCAGCGGGCCGCCGCGGCCACCGTCGGCGCGGCCGAGGTGCACTTCCTGGGCGAGCGGGACGGCCACCTCGAGCCCGGCCACGACGTGCGCCGTCGGATCGTGGGGCTGATGCGGCGGGTGCGCCCCGACGTCGTGCTCAGCCCCCACCCGGAGCGGGACTGGGAGTCGATGCAGGCCGCCCACCCGGACCACCTGGCCTGCGGCGAGGCGGTGGTGCGGGCCGCGTACCCGGCCGTGGAGAACCCGTACGCGTACCCGGAGCTGGCCGCGGCCGGCCTGCCCGCGTTCCGGATCCGCCACCTCATGCTCTACGCGGCGCCGGCGGCCCGCCGGAACCTCGCCGTGGACGTGTCCGGTCTCGAGGACCTGAAGATCCGGGCCCTGGACGCGCACGTCTCCCAGCACCCGGACGCCCAGGGAATGCGGTCCGCCGTGCGGGCCATGATGCGGGAGCGCCACCGCACCGCGGCCGGCTCAGGCGCACCCGAGGGCTCGGCCGAGGCGTTCCATCTGGTCACCGTCAACGGCGAGGGGACCATCGCGGGCTTCTGA
- a CDS encoding anti-sigma factor domain-containing protein: MQTPEPHETPEAATPDAPAEDRPGVDALLQAGARGDRAAFSAFYDATVPWVHGMAVAMSPSEDDAADATLQTYLTAWEEAGEAELDLSDQDDPAERERRVFAWLGALGHRVMVGRLRASGRHAARSRVGGPAEPPAELVGTVDPAAFEAVRLAWLGGFTDAQVAEALDRPRDETRTLLRDGVQQLVAARRTAHADGGTPASPADAGRPALGSSVAEDMDAGRGAELADLSALHTLDVADHTAAAAAAQTRGPGELARWRTRVDAGRRALVWAFRDVVAEPPSALLDTLLARLPAQDEGLALVADRRAPRHPVDRLRAVKIALLSLLGLAVLAVGVYAAWSQFSADGIAHRVREADDLYTTSEYPATGGGVMQGFLSAEENSGFVRVDGMPQLEKGRTYQVWIYPQDGSAPSSLGTYRADEFDEPVSFRGLDRFAAVSMTEEPAGGSDEPTAEDVLLGLDLHPTSTLGPQYGGKPSGN; encoded by the coding sequence ATGCAGACTCCCGAACCCCACGAGACCCCCGAGGCCGCGACCCCGGACGCCCCGGCCGAGGACCGCCCCGGCGTCGACGCCCTGCTGCAGGCCGGCGCCCGGGGCGACCGGGCCGCGTTCTCCGCGTTCTACGACGCCACCGTGCCGTGGGTGCACGGGATGGCCGTCGCCATGTCCCCCTCCGAGGACGACGCCGCGGACGCCACCCTGCAGACGTACCTGACGGCGTGGGAGGAGGCCGGCGAGGCCGAGCTCGACCTCAGCGACCAGGACGACCCCGCCGAACGCGAGCGCCGTGTGTTCGCGTGGCTCGGGGCCCTGGGCCACCGCGTCATGGTGGGCCGCCTGCGCGCCTCCGGGCGCCACGCCGCCCGGTCCCGGGTGGGCGGGCCCGCCGAGCCGCCGGCCGAGCTGGTCGGGACGGTGGACCCCGCCGCGTTCGAGGCCGTCCGCCTGGCCTGGCTGGGCGGCTTCACGGACGCGCAGGTGGCCGAGGCGCTCGACCGTCCCCGGGACGAGACCCGCACGCTGCTGCGGGACGGTGTGCAGCAGCTGGTGGCCGCGCGTCGCACGGCCCACGCCGATGGCGGAACGCCGGCCTCCCCCGCCGACGCGGGCCGCCCTGCGCTGGGCTCCTCCGTGGCCGAGGACATGGACGCCGGACGGGGCGCGGAGCTCGCGGACCTCTCGGCCCTGCACACCCTCGACGTCGCGGACCACACCGCGGCCGCCGCGGCCGCGCAGACCCGCGGCCCGGGCGAGCTGGCCCGCTGGCGGACCCGCGTCGACGCCGGCCGTCGCGCGCTGGTGTGGGCGTTCCGGGACGTGGTGGCCGAGCCGCCGTCGGCCCTGCTGGACACGCTCCTCGCGCGACTGCCCGCCCAGGACGAGGGTCTGGCCCTGGTGGCGGACCGGCGGGCCCCGCGCCACCCCGTGGACCGCCTGCGCGCCGTGAAGATCGCCCTGCTGTCCCTGCTGGGCCTGGCCGTGCTGGCCGTGGGCGTCTACGCGGCATGGAGCCAGTTCTCCGCGGACGGCATCGCCCACCGCGTGCGCGAGGCGGACGACCTCTACACCACGAGTGAGTACCCGGCCACCGGAGGCGGCGTGATGCAGGGCTTCCTCTCCGCCGAGGAGAACAGCGGCTTCGTCCGGGTGGACGGGATGCCCCAACTGGAGAAGGGCCGCACCTACCAGGTCTGGATCTACCCCCAGGACGGATCGGCCCCCTCCTCCCTCGGCACGTACCGCGCGGACGAGTTCGACGAGCCCGTCTCCTTCCGCGGGCTGGACCGGTTCGCGGCCGTCAGCATGACCGAGGAGCCCGCCGGCGGCTCCGACGAGCCGACCGCGGAGGACGTGCTGCTCGGCCTGGACCTGCATCCGACGTCCACCCTCGGGCCGCAGTACGGCGGCAAGCCCTCCGGGAACTGA
- a CDS encoding tRNA (cytidine(34)-2'-O)-methyltransferase: protein MLFLTPEIPGNTGNAIRLAAITGAQLHLVEPLGFGFEDAHLRRAGLDYHDLAVVTVHPDLDAAFEALGPGRVIAFTARGRVRHDAVQYRADDILLFGRESTGLPPEALAHPRVTETAALPMQPSRRSLNLANAASIALYEAWRQHGFAGAQPVDADSLH from the coding sequence CTGCTCTTCCTGACCCCGGAGATCCCCGGCAACACGGGCAACGCGATCCGCCTGGCCGCCATCACGGGGGCGCAGCTGCACCTCGTGGAGCCGCTCGGCTTCGGCTTCGAGGACGCGCACCTGCGACGGGCCGGACTCGACTACCACGACCTGGCCGTCGTCACCGTCCACCCGGACCTGGACGCCGCGTTCGAGGCGCTGGGCCCGGGCCGGGTGATCGCGTTCACCGCCCGCGGCCGGGTCCGCCACGACGCCGTGCAGTACCGCGCGGACGACATCCTCCTGTTCGGGCGTGAGTCCACCGGGCTGCCGCCCGAGGCCCTCGCCCACCCGCGGGTGACCGAGACCGCCGCACTGCCCATGCAGCCGTCCCGCCGCTCGCTCAACCTCGCCAACGCCGCCTCGATCGCGCTCTACGAGGCGTGGCGTCAGCACGGCTTCGCCGGCGCCCAGCCGGTGGACGCCGATTCCCTACACTGA
- a CDS encoding J domain-containing protein gives MTPHTSPGAAAGDPRTAYEVLGVARTASAKELRRAYRAAARRTHPDAGGDARDFRAVVRAWEAVGDPEARRRYDLSLPSEPAPRRPGGPRPGDAGRAPRRRGGAGGASPADVVYEPAPGEGEDDASVLDLVRSSQRLHGAPRPRGVLPDEHRVLRQARTLQLLASVLPEALPAARILTGLRLGGRWGRSLDVDHAVLCGRRLALVGSVMVPDGVYTWDGGDLQAGARARPVAPPLLGPAMQAWQHALPGVTVGGFVLVMTDRDARHAPVVRHARGADRPEVQTDLLTAPPAPGQALLRELQLFLGTGPDPLVVDRRVLRTLVEHLH, from the coding sequence ATGACCCCGCACACGAGCCCGGGCGCGGCGGCCGGGGACCCGCGCACGGCCTACGAGGTGCTCGGCGTGGCCCGGACGGCCTCCGCGAAGGAGCTCCGCCGCGCCTACCGCGCCGCCGCCCGCCGGACCCACCCCGACGCCGGCGGGGACGCCCGCGACTTCCGCGCCGTGGTCCGCGCCTGGGAGGCGGTCGGAGACCCCGAGGCGCGTCGCCGCTACGACCTGTCCCTGCCGTCGGAGCCGGCCCCCCGCCGTCCCGGGGGACCCCGCCCCGGCGACGCCGGACGCGCCCCCCGCCGGAGGGGCGGGGCGGGCGGCGCCTCGCCGGCCGACGTCGTCTACGAGCCGGCCCCGGGCGAGGGGGAGGACGACGCCTCGGTGCTGGACCTGGTGCGCTCGAGCCAGCGTCTGCACGGCGCACCGCGGCCGCGCGGCGTGCTGCCGGACGAGCACCGCGTCCTCCGGCAGGCGCGGACCCTGCAGCTGCTCGCCTCGGTGCTGCCGGAGGCGCTGCCGGCGGCCCGGATCCTCACCGGCCTGCGCCTGGGCGGCCGCTGGGGCCGCTCCCTGGACGTGGACCACGCGGTGCTGTGCGGTCGCCGGCTGGCCCTCGTGGGCTCCGTCATGGTCCCGGACGGGGTCTACACCTGGGACGGTGGGGACCTGCAGGCCGGAGCCCGGGCCCGCCCCGTGGCGCCGCCGCTGCTCGGTCCGGCCATGCAGGCGTGGCAGCACGCCCTGCCCGGGGTCACGGTGGGCGGTTTCGTGCTGGTCATGACGGACCGCGACGCGCGGCACGCCCCGGTGGTGCGCCACGCCCGCGGGGCGGACCGTCCCGAGGTCCAGACGGACCTGCTCACGGCTCCGCCCGCGCCGGGCCAGGCGCTGCTGCGGGAGCTGCAGCTGTTCCTCGGCACCGGTCCCGATCCCCTCGTCGTGGACCGCCGGGTGCTGCGGACGCTCGTCGAGCACCTGCACTGA
- a CDS encoding TrkH family potassium uptake protein, with protein MLPSAGGPARLGRRRLRPAQLEAAFTATSATTVTGLGVVDTPTFWTGFGQAVILGLIKVGGLGVMTFTALLGLIVLHRMDLAHRLETAASTRAPGLGDLRSVLATVVGFSALVESLVAVALTLRLLLGYGMSPGKALANGVFHAVSAFNNAGFALFSTNLMGFVGDPFVCLPIAAAIISGGLGLPVVAALRRHARHPERWSLTVRLVLVGTAVLLAAGTAMYLLLEWANPATLGALPPAERVLAAFFQSVTVRTAGFNSLDYGRMHPVTLLATDALMFIGAGPAGTAGGIKITTAGVLFFIVLTEIRGQGAVHAFGRRLSRSTHREAITVVLLSVLVVVTATAMLMGLSAFSTDQLAFEAVSAFATVGLSTGITAQLPPAGQTVLMVLMLLGRVGPATVAGSLALTPRTRHVEYPKERPLIG; from the coding sequence GTGCTCCCCTCCGCCGGCGGCCCCGCCCGCCTCGGCCGCCGCAGACTGCGTCCCGCCCAGCTGGAGGCCGCGTTCACCGCCACGAGCGCCACGACCGTCACCGGCCTGGGGGTGGTGGACACCCCCACGTTCTGGACGGGGTTCGGCCAGGCCGTGATCCTCGGGCTGATCAAGGTCGGCGGTCTCGGCGTCATGACCTTCACGGCGCTGCTGGGGCTGATCGTCCTGCACCGCATGGACCTGGCCCACCGCCTGGAGACCGCCGCGTCGACCCGCGCCCCGGGGCTGGGCGACCTGCGCTCGGTGCTGGCCACGGTGGTCGGGTTCTCCGCGCTCGTGGAGTCGCTCGTGGCCGTGGCCCTCACGCTGCGCCTCCTCCTCGGGTACGGCATGAGCCCCGGCAAGGCCCTCGCGAACGGGGTGTTCCATGCCGTGTCCGCGTTCAACAACGCCGGGTTCGCCCTGTTCTCCACCAACCTCATGGGCTTCGTCGGCGACCCCTTCGTGTGCCTGCCGATCGCCGCGGCGATCATCAGCGGCGGCCTGGGCCTGCCGGTGGTGGCCGCGCTCCGGCGACACGCCCGCCACCCCGAGCGGTGGTCGCTCACGGTGCGTCTCGTCCTGGTGGGGACGGCTGTGCTGCTCGCCGCGGGCACGGCCATGTACCTGCTGCTGGAGTGGGCCAACCCCGCGACCCTGGGCGCCCTGCCGCCCGCCGAGCGCGTCCTGGCGGCGTTCTTCCAGTCCGTCACCGTCCGCACCGCCGGGTTCAACTCCCTGGACTACGGGCGGATGCACCCCGTGACGCTGCTGGCCACGGACGCGCTCATGTTCATCGGCGCGGGCCCGGCGGGCACCGCCGGCGGCATCAAGATCACGACGGCGGGGGTCCTGTTCTTCATCGTCCTCACCGAGATCCGGGGCCAGGGCGCCGTCCACGCGTTCGGGCGGCGGCTCTCCCGCTCCACCCACCGCGAGGCCATCACCGTGGTCCTGCTCTCCGTGCTCGTGGTGGTGACGGCCACCGCGATGCTCATGGGGCTCAGTGCCTTCAGCACGGACCAGCTGGCGTTCGAGGCCGTCTCCGCGTTCGCCACGGTCGGCCTGTCCACCGGGATCACGGCCCAGCTGCCCCCGGCCGGGCAGACGGTCCTCATGGTCCTCATGCTCCTGGGGCGCGTCGGCCCGGCCACCGTGGCCGGCAGCCTCGCCCTCACCCCCCGCACCCGGCACGTCGAATACCCGAAGGAGAGGCCCCTCATCGGCTGA
- a CDS encoding potassium channel family protein, which translates to MAVLGLGRFGRAVALELMDSGVEVLGVDADERAVQDLNGRLTHVVRADATDEEALRQLSVHEMERVVVAIGGDLADSILTVSLMIRFGIDHLWAKANDERHEEILRQLGVENLIHPERDMGRRVAHLVSNSVQDFVAVENGFAMVRAAAPRRFYGRDLRGLGLAGEAGVRVAAMRAGGSWRYPAGHEVVGPEDTLLPIGSTREVESFLAEG; encoded by the coding sequence GTGGCCGTCCTCGGCCTGGGCCGGTTCGGCCGCGCCGTCGCCCTCGAGCTGATGGACTCCGGCGTCGAGGTCCTCGGCGTTGACGCGGACGAGCGCGCCGTCCAGGACCTCAACGGCCGGCTCACCCACGTCGTGCGGGCCGACGCCACGGACGAGGAGGCCCTGCGCCAGCTGTCCGTGCACGAGATGGAGCGCGTCGTCGTCGCGATCGGAGGGGACCTCGCCGACTCCATCCTGACCGTCTCCCTCATGATCCGGTTCGGGATCGACCACCTGTGGGCCAAGGCGAACGACGAGCGCCACGAGGAGATCCTCCGGCAGCTGGGGGTCGAGAACCTGATCCATCCCGAGCGGGACATGGGCCGGCGGGTGGCGCACCTCGTGAGCAACTCGGTCCAGGACTTCGTGGCCGTGGAGAACGGCTTCGCCATGGTCCGGGCCGCCGCCCCCCGCCGCTTCTACGGCCGCGACCTGCGCGGCCTGGGCCTGGCCGGGGAGGCCGGCGTGCGCGTCGCCGCGATGCGCGCCGGCGGGTCCTGGCGGTACCCGGCCGGACACGAGGTCGTCGGCCCCGAGGACACGCTCCTGCCGATCGGCTCCACCCGCGAGGTGGAGTCCTTCCTCGCCGAGGGCTGA
- a CDS encoding cysteine desulfurase family protein, whose translation MAPIDRVPLDHAATTPVRPAALAAFAEAAALAANPASLHAAGRRAKLVLEQARERIAAAVGAHPSEVVFTSGGTEADNLAVQGLYRATRGGDLARTRIVLTGIEHHAVLDAVDWLVRQEGAEAVLVPVDAEGRVDLAAWETVLAQAPERTALATLMWANNEVGTVQPVPEAARLAAAHGVPFHTDAVQAVGSLDVDVAASGAATLALSGHKLGAPVGVGALLVRRDAVLEPVTHGGGQERRLRPGTVSVALAVALAAAVEEAVAERAAEAERLGALRDRVLAAVEGLPGVRVTGARDVDPVTGERLPAGTRRLPGNVHVTVDGRTADALLFGFDTAGVDSSAGSACTAGVAEPSHVLEAMGLGERARWTQRLTLGRTTTEDDVESLLAVLPQVLRPGRSSAGRGAEGEGR comes from the coding sequence ATGGCCCCGATCGACCGCGTGCCCCTGGACCACGCCGCCACCACGCCGGTGCGCCCGGCCGCGCTCGCGGCGTTCGCCGAGGCCGCCGCGCTGGCGGCCAACCCCGCCTCCCTCCACGCCGCCGGGCGCCGCGCCAAGCTGGTGCTCGAGCAGGCCCGCGAGCGCATCGCCGCGGCCGTGGGCGCCCACCCGTCCGAGGTGGTGTTCACCTCGGGCGGCACGGAGGCGGACAACCTGGCGGTGCAGGGGCTGTACCGGGCGACGCGCGGCGGGGACCTGGCGCGTACGCGGATCGTGCTGACGGGGATCGAGCACCACGCGGTCCTGGACGCGGTGGACTGGCTGGTGCGGCAGGAGGGTGCCGAGGCCGTGCTCGTGCCGGTCGACGCCGAGGGCCGGGTGGACCTGGCCGCGTGGGAGACGGTGCTGGCCCAGGCGCCGGAGCGGACGGCGCTGGCCACGCTCATGTGGGCCAACAACGAGGTGGGAACGGTGCAGCCGGTGCCCGAGGCCGCGCGCCTGGCCGCGGCCCACGGGGTGCCGTTCCACACGGACGCGGTGCAGGCCGTGGGGTCGCTGGACGTGGACGTCGCCGCCTCGGGGGCGGCCACGCTCGCACTGTCCGGCCACAAGCTCGGCGCGCCCGTCGGCGTGGGCGCGCTGCTGGTCCGTCGGGACGCCGTCCTCGAGCCGGTGACCCACGGCGGCGGGCAGGAGCGACGCCTGCGCCCCGGCACCGTGTCCGTGGCGCTGGCCGTCGCGCTCGCGGCCGCGGTCGAGGAGGCGGTGGCCGAACGCGCGGCCGAGGCGGAGCGCCTCGGTGCGCTTCGCGACCGGGTGCTGGCCGCCGTCGAGGGCCTGCCCGGGGTCCGCGTGACCGGGGCGCGTGACGTGGACCCGGTGACGGGGGAGCGCCTGCCGGCGGGGACGCGGCGTCTGCCGGGCAACGTGCACGTCACGGTGGACGGCCGCACCGCCGACGCCCTGCTGTTCGGCTTCGACACCGCGGGCGTCGACTCGTCGGCCGGGTCCGCCTGCACGGCCGGGGTCGCCGAGCCGTCCCACGTGCTCGAGGCCATGGGCCTGGGGGAGCGGGCCCGGTGGACGCAGCGCCTCACCCTGGGGCGCACCACCACCGAGGACGATGTCGAGAGCCTGCTCGCCGTGCTGCCGCAGGTGCTGCGGCCGGGCCGCTCGTCCGCCGGGCGAGGCGCGGAAGGGGAGGGTCGATGA
- the mnmA gene encoding tRNA 2-thiouridine(34) synthase MnmA, which produces MRVLAAMSGGVDSAVAAARAVDAGHDVVGVHLALSRMPGTLRTGSRGCCTIEDASDAWRACEVLGIPFYTWDFSERFQTDVVEDFVAEYAAGRTPNPCLRCNEKIKFEALLDRAIELGFDAVATGHYARVDRGPDGRVQLHRAADDAKDQSYVLAVLREDQLEHCLFPLADTPSKDLVRAEAAERGLSVAQKPDSHDICFIPDGDTRGWLAERIALEPGPIVDADGVELGTHAGAQAYTVGQRKGLAIGRPAPDGKPRFVLEVRPKENTVVVGGRELLDVDRITAIRPSWAGAPLPEDATGAWFDCDLQFRAHGEIVPARARVVRTPADRTSADRSPAAEAGDDVVAWEIEPTHPLRGVAPGQSAVLYRDTRVLGQATIDTARNARLAAGTGA; this is translated from the coding sequence ATGAGGGTCCTGGCCGCCATGAGCGGGGGAGTGGACTCCGCGGTCGCCGCCGCCCGGGCCGTGGACGCGGGGCACGACGTCGTCGGGGTGCACCTGGCGCTGTCGCGGATGCCCGGCACGCTGCGCACCGGGTCCCGGGGCTGCTGCACCATCGAGGACGCCTCGGACGCGTGGCGCGCGTGCGAGGTGCTCGGCATCCCCTTCTACACGTGGGACTTCTCCGAGCGGTTCCAGACGGACGTCGTCGAGGACTTCGTGGCCGAGTACGCCGCCGGCCGCACCCCCAACCCGTGCCTGCGCTGCAACGAGAAGATCAAGTTCGAGGCGCTGCTGGACAGGGCGATCGAGCTCGGGTTCGACGCGGTCGCCACCGGCCACTACGCGCGCGTGGACCGCGGACCGGACGGCCGGGTTCAGCTGCACCGCGCCGCCGACGACGCCAAGGACCAGTCCTACGTCCTCGCCGTGCTGCGCGAGGACCAGCTGGAGCACTGCCTCTTCCCCCTCGCGGACACCCCGTCGAAGGACCTGGTCCGCGCGGAGGCCGCGGAGCGGGGGCTGTCCGTGGCGCAGAAGCCCGACTCGCACGACATCTGCTTCATCCCCGACGGGGACACCCGCGGCTGGCTCGCCGAGCGCATCGCGCTGGAGCCGGGACCGATCGTGGACGCCGACGGCGTTGAGCTGGGCACGCACGCCGGCGCCCAGGCCTACACGGTGGGTCAGCGCAAGGGCCTGGCCATCGGCCGCCCGGCCCCGGACGGGAAGCCCCGGTTCGTGCTCGAGGTCCGCCCGAAGGAGAACACCGTGGTGGTCGGCGGGAGGGAGCTGCTCGATGTGGATCGCATCACGGCGATCCGCCCGTCCTGGGCCGGCGCCCCGCTGCCGGAGGACGCCACCGGCGCGTGGTTCGACTGCGATCTGCAGTTCCGCGCCCACGGGGAGATCGTCCCCGCTCGCGCGCGCGTCGTGCGCACCCCGGCCGACCGCACCTCCGCCGACCGGAGCCCCGCCGCCGAGGCGGGGGACGACGTCGTCGCCTGGGAGATCGAGCCGACGCACCCCCTGCGCGGGGTGGCGCCCGGCCAGTCCGCCGTGCTCTACCGGGACACGCGCGTGCTCGGCCAGGCCACCATCGACACCGCCCGCAACGCCCGCCTGGCCGCCGGGACCGGTGCGTAG
- a CDS encoding chorismate mutase, which produces MSPDYDPHASSLAGTADADVLEELYAIRGSIDNIDASLVYLLAERFKFTQRVGRLKARHALPPSDPGREAAQIERLQALARDADLEPEFAEKFLTFIIAEVIRHHRAIAADRTGADAADADA; this is translated from the coding sequence ATGAGCCCGGACTACGACCCCCACGCCAGCTCCCTGGCCGGCACCGCCGACGCCGACGTCCTCGAGGAGCTCTACGCCATCCGCGGGAGCATCGACAACATCGACGCCTCCCTCGTGTACCTGCTGGCCGAGCGGTTCAAGTTCACCCAGCGGGTGGGCCGGCTCAAGGCGCGCCACGCCCTCCCGCCGTCCGACCCCGGGCGCGAGGCCGCGCAGATCGAGCGCCTCCAGGCCCTGGCCCGCGACGCCGACCTCGAGCCGGAGTTCGCCGAGAAGTTCCTGACCTTCATCATCGCCGAGGTCATCCGCCACCACCGGGCCATCGCCGCGGACAGGACGGGCGCAGACGCGGCCGACGCCGATGCCTGA
- the mtrA gene encoding MtrAB system response regulator MtrA produces MSRARILVVDDDEALAEMIGIVLRSDDYEVSFAADGTSAVPAFRSSHPDLVLLDLMLPGIDGLEVCRQIRAESDVPIVMLTAKSDTEDVVRGLESGADDYVPKPFKPAELVARVRARLREGEVRPAESLRIGDVEIDVAGHQVTRGGEPIALTPLEFDLLVALARRPRQVFTREMLLEEVWGYRHQADTRLVNVHVQRLRSKVEPDPESPTVVLTVRGVGYKAGQG; encoded by the coding sequence ATGAGCAGGGCCAGGATCCTGGTGGTCGACGACGACGAGGCGCTCGCCGAGATGATCGGCATCGTGCTGCGCAGCGACGACTACGAGGTCTCGTTCGCCGCCGACGGCACGTCCGCCGTGCCCGCCTTCCGCTCGTCGCACCCCGACCTGGTGCTCCTGGACCTCATGCTCCCCGGCATCGACGGCCTCGAGGTCTGCCGTCAGATCCGCGCCGAGTCGGATGTGCCGATCGTCATGCTCACCGCGAAGTCGGACACCGAGGACGTGGTCCGCGGCCTGGAGTCCGGCGCCGACGACTACGTCCCCAAGCCCTTCAAGCCCGCCGAGCTCGTGGCCCGCGTGCGCGCGCGCCTGCGCGAGGGCGAGGTCCGCCCGGCCGAGAGCCTGCGCATCGGGGACGTGGAGATCGACGTCGCCGGCCATCAGGTGACCCGCGGCGGGGAGCCGATCGCCCTGACCCCCCTGGAGTTCGACCTCCTCGTGGCGCTCGCCCGGCGGCCCCGCCAGGTGTTCACCCGCGAGATGCTCCTGGAGGAGGTCTGGGGCTACCGTCACCAGGCGGACACGCGCCTCGTGAACGTGCACGTGCAGCGCCTTCGCTCCAAGGTCGAGCCGGATCCGGAGTCCCCCACGGTGGTGCTGACCGTCCGCGGCGTCGGCTACAAGGCCGGCCAGGGCTGA